Proteins from one Leptospira wolffii serovar Khorat str. Khorat-H2 genomic window:
- a CDS encoding DUF3015 family protein, which produces MKKIFALSLFVTLFSIPTYVSAKYGAAGCGLGSIVISENKKVHQVVAVTVNATVYNQLFGITTGTLGCETSGFAQKEVEQQIFVHLNYQSLEQEFAKGSGEKMEAFASLMGCSDAATFGKVGKEKFASLFDQNGPDAFLEKMRSEVASNSALASSCKI; this is translated from the coding sequence ATGAAAAAAATATTCGCATTATCTCTATTCGTCACCCTGTTCTCGATTCCTACTTATGTTTCGGCTAAGTATGGAGCAGCCGGCTGCGGACTCGGATCCATCGTGATCTCCGAAAACAAAAAGGTCCACCAAGTCGTGGCCGTTACCGTAAACGCGACCGTCTACAACCAACTTTTCGGTATCACTACCGGAACCCTGGGTTGCGAGACTAGCGGTTTCGCTCAAAAAGAAGTGGAACAACAGATCTTCGTTCACCTGAACTACCAGTCTCTGGAGCAGGAGTTTGCTAAAGGATCCGGAGAAAAAATGGAGGCTTTCGCGTCTCTCATGGGTTGCTCCGACGCGGCTACTTTCGGCAAAGTCGGAAAAGAGAAGTTCGCTTCCCTATTCGACCAAAACGGTCCGGACGCATTCCTGGAAAAAATGAGATCCGAAGTTGCTTCCAACTCGGCTCTGGCTTCCAGCTGCAAAATCTAA
- a CDS encoding DUF3015 family protein, which translates to MKKQLLAISLVTLIGLSAGTSVSAADYGVAGCGLGSILIKENKAGLQILALTLNATGIQTFGITTGTSGCTTDGLVHNQKAQEVFVSLNFDSLEQDMAKGKGEKLDALSGLLGCSAEGTTQLGALTKSNYGNLFREETTPSSLLSAVKDGIKNDATLARSCKF; encoded by the coding sequence ATGAAAAAACAACTTCTAGCAATTTCGCTAGTTACGTTAATTGGCCTATCTGCGGGAACTTCCGTCTCTGCCGCCGACTACGGTGTCGCAGGTTGCGGATTAGGGTCCATACTGATCAAGGAAAACAAAGCAGGTCTGCAAATTCTAGCTTTGACTCTGAATGCAACCGGTATCCAAACCTTCGGAATTACCACGGGAACTTCCGGATGCACTACCGACGGGTTGGTACATAACCAAAAGGCTCAAGAAGTCTTCGTATCTCTGAACTTCGATTCTTTGGAGCAGGATATGGCTAAAGGCAAGGGAGAGAAATTAGACGCTCTTTCCGGTCTTCTGGGATGCTCCGCAGAGGGAACGACACAACTAGGTGCGTTGACTAAATCCAATTACGGAAATCTTTTCCGGGAAGAAACGACTCCTTCTTCGCTCTTAAGCGCGGTAAAAGACGGAATCAAGAACGATGCGACTTTAGCTCGCAGCTGTAAATTCTAA
- a CDS encoding ABC transporter permease → MNLYVLFLYEYFKTHLPRFVFALLGIALGVGLFLSTTTNAHKAEKSLVDFSMGYLKGDFNLKISSPQPGQGLDWNILSKFYSEPKFRHIKIARPRIQREGISSDNLRVLYFGLDLTKDGFASKEKVPTADKRSPLEKTFVSKSLADRFGGASFTLLFGKKRIEFRDYEPVDVEGGYLVFEDISLASERIPGITGPDYFLIRSEKSDLKEVKNEFVSEFGSNLKIETADEIRERSANALRSFQLNLLIISFISLLIAFFMVSNTMSGLFLSREKELGILRTLGLSVKGSILLFLSQSVVLGILGTVLGLFLGVYFSGLDFFRPESGLVDKNLLSTYNSISPLDLGLAAALGILGSILSAVYPAVRAGKVPPLSILREIQKEKSKTSNGKMAVWGFVLFLVSLCIANLPSPWKLPLFGLAGVGGIVIGITFAFPYILSVLSGFIVRILDGTDKGLPFLKIGMEELKENPGRNTLTAATVMLAVSLVLCLTVLTDSYKKSLNDWVDSEYPSDFTIINDRYFHSGIHGGVPTDLPNRIRKLGISSYLDGFLVNTQFETDRGEFTVHAYDFSVYANKPERIENSVQGPTDILISSNMAYLQNLKVGDLLASQTPKGRIEFRIRGIKEHFFSERGTVMMDIRSYGKFFDIDTLNSIKLFLNKEYSGKEGIARAKEILDSFLGSDPELADLNLLDSYELRQIYLYEINKVFQVLDSLKATAIFISLISLLSSLIHTLYDKRRILGLLKYLGASTGQLGTILKSEAIFLTSLGALLGIVSSLILSPIILYVVNKNAFGWTLTFSFQPEIPSLILVSAPIIGWISSVYPLFILRKMSFQLSPE, encoded by the coding sequence ATGAATCTGTACGTTCTTTTTCTTTACGAATATTTTAAGACCCATCTTCCCCGATTCGTATTCGCGCTCCTAGGAATCGCGCTGGGCGTCGGTTTATTCTTATCCACGACCACAAATGCGCATAAAGCGGAAAAATCACTCGTGGATTTCTCTATGGGATATCTGAAAGGGGATTTTAATCTGAAGATTTCCTCACCCCAACCGGGACAGGGCTTGGACTGGAATATTCTCTCCAAATTCTACTCGGAGCCTAAGTTCAGACATATTAAAATCGCTCGTCCCAGAATCCAAAGGGAGGGAATTTCCTCCGACAATCTAAGAGTTTTATACTTTGGATTGGATCTGACGAAAGACGGATTTGCATCCAAAGAAAAAGTTCCTACAGCGGACAAGCGCTCCCCTTTAGAGAAAACGTTCGTTTCTAAATCCCTGGCGGACAGATTCGGCGGAGCCTCCTTCACTCTTCTATTCGGAAAGAAAAGAATCGAATTCAGAGATTACGAGCCCGTGGATGTGGAAGGAGGATACCTCGTATTCGAGGATATCTCCCTTGCTAGCGAAAGAATCCCCGGGATTACCGGACCCGATTATTTTCTAATCCGAAGCGAGAAATCGGATCTAAAGGAAGTTAAGAACGAATTTGTTTCGGAATTCGGATCCAATCTTAAGATAGAAACCGCAGACGAGATCCGGGAAAGATCGGCGAACGCTCTTCGTTCTTTCCAGTTGAATCTTCTCATTATCTCTTTTATTTCCCTACTCATAGCGTTCTTCATGGTATCGAATACAATGTCCGGTTTGTTCCTAAGCAGAGAAAAAGAATTGGGGATCCTCAGAACTTTAGGTTTGAGCGTAAAAGGTTCCATTCTTCTTTTCTTAAGCCAATCCGTTGTATTGGGAATCTTAGGGACCGTTTTGGGTTTATTCCTAGGAGTGTATTTTTCCGGATTGGATTTCTTTCGCCCGGAATCGGGGCTCGTGGATAAGAATCTACTCTCCACCTATAATTCCATCTCTCCACTGGACCTGGGACTCGCCGCAGCATTGGGAATTTTAGGCTCTATTCTATCCGCGGTCTATCCGGCAGTAAGAGCAGGTAAAGTTCCCCCACTCTCCATTCTGAGAGAAATCCAAAAAGAGAAAAGTAAAACCTCGAACGGGAAAATGGCCGTCTGGGGATTCGTCTTATTTCTGGTCTCCTTGTGTATAGCGAACCTACCTTCTCCCTGGAAACTGCCTCTTTTCGGTTTGGCGGGAGTAGGAGGTATCGTAATCGGAATTACATTCGCTTTTCCTTATATTCTTTCCGTCTTAAGCGGGTTCATAGTCCGGATTCTGGACGGAACGGACAAGGGCCTTCCCTTCCTGAAGATAGGCATGGAGGAATTGAAGGAAAATCCGGGCAGAAACACTCTGACCGCTGCGACGGTAATGCTCGCGGTTTCTTTGGTGCTATGCCTGACCGTCCTAACGGATAGTTATAAGAAATCCCTGAACGATTGGGTGGATTCCGAATATCCTTCCGACTTTACGATCATAAACGATCGTTATTTTCATTCCGGTATCCATGGAGGAGTTCCTACCGATCTGCCGAATCGGATACGAAAATTAGGCATCAGTTCCTACCTGGACGGCTTTTTGGTAAATACCCAATTCGAGACGGACAGAGGCGAATTTACGGTACACGCCTACGATTTTTCCGTTTATGCAAATAAGCCGGAAAGAATCGAGAACTCCGTCCAAGGACCTACCGACATATTAATTTCTTCGAATATGGCCTATCTACAGAATCTGAAAGTCGGAGACTTGTTAGCCTCCCAAACTCCTAAGGGAAGAATCGAGTTCAGAATCCGCGGAATCAAGGAGCATTTTTTCTCGGAAAGGGGAACCGTAATGATGGATATTCGCTCTTACGGAAAATTTTTCGATATCGATACTTTGAACTCCATCAAACTCTTTCTAAATAAGGAATATTCGGGAAAGGAGGGAATTGCCAGGGCAAAGGAAATACTCGATTCCTTCTTGGGATCCGATCCGGAATTAGCCGACCTGAATCTTCTGGATTCCTACGAATTGAGACAGATCTATCTCTACGAGATCAATAAGGTTTTCCAAGTTTTGGATTCCCTAAAGGCCACTGCGATTTTTATCTCTCTCATTTCCCTTCTTTCCTCTCTCATTCACACCCTCTATGATAAGCGCAGGATCCTCGGCTTATTGAAATATTTAGGCGCATCGACTGGACAGTTAGGAACCATTCTGAAATCCGAAGCGATTTTTCTAACGAGCCTCGGCGCCTTATTAGGCATCGTATCCTCCCTGATACTATCTCCGATCATTTTATACGTGGTAAATAAGAACGCGTTCGGTTGGACCCTGACATTCTCCTTTCAACCGGAAATTCCAAGCCTCATCCTAGTCTCGGCGCCGATCATCGGTTGGATTTCCTCCGTCTATCCTCTGTTTATCTTGAGAAAAATGAGCTTTCAGCTCAGTCCCGAGTAA
- a CDS encoding alpha/beta hydrolase: MRQHSLTFFSFSILISVFLIGCSSMLYQPSPQIFFPPEKLGYNPEKIRLKMKDGVSVNVWIFRPKSSPPKASILQFHGNGENMSSHYVSLVWLVEKGYELITWDYRGYGESEGEPDKLDIHNDSLEILEFAKNRASKNKIPWIVYGQSLGGAISIRALGDMKDKEGLLLVVGDGTFASYSGVAKSIADRLFFFPIGYLVWAFFPNGLSPQETVSELPPIRLFLVHGTNDKVVSFPNGMELFEKAKDPKIFWEIKGAGHMDWLGLGRSEGAKNFLRYLDSLVAANPISQ; this comes from the coding sequence ATGAGGCAACACTCTCTTACGTTCTTCAGTTTTAGCATACTCATATCGGTATTTCTGATAGGCTGTTCCAGCATGCTGTATCAGCCTAGCCCTCAGATTTTCTTTCCACCGGAAAAATTGGGTTATAATCCAGAAAAGATCCGACTCAAAATGAAGGACGGGGTCTCGGTGAACGTATGGATCTTCCGACCCAAATCCTCTCCACCTAAGGCGAGCATCCTGCAATTTCACGGAAACGGGGAGAATATGTCGAGCCATTACGTGAGCCTGGTTTGGCTGGTGGAAAAAGGATACGAACTGATCACCTGGGACTATAGAGGCTACGGAGAATCGGAAGGAGAACCGGACAAATTAGATATTCATAATGATTCCCTCGAGATATTGGAATTCGCAAAAAATAGGGCCTCTAAAAACAAAATCCCTTGGATCGTATACGGACAAAGCCTGGGGGGAGCGATATCAATCCGTGCCCTAGGAGACATGAAAGACAAGGAGGGATTATTACTCGTAGTAGGAGACGGGACCTTTGCATCCTACTCCGGCGTCGCGAAATCCATCGCAGATCGACTGTTTTTCTTTCCGATCGGTTATTTGGTTTGGGCGTTCTTTCCGAACGGCCTAAGTCCTCAGGAAACGGTATCGGAACTTCCTCCCATCCGTCTATTCCTGGTTCATGGAACGAACGATAAGGTGGTATCTTTTCCGAACGGAATGGAGTTGTTCGAGAAGGCTAAGGATCCCAAGATATTTTGGGAGATCAAAGGAGCCGGACATATGGATTGGCTGGGCCTAGGTCGTAGCGAAGGAGCCAAGAATTTTCTGAGATATCTGGACTCCCTAGTCGCCGCGAATCCTATTTCTCAGTGA
- a CDS encoding DUF4105 domain-containing protein — protein MRTRFLPLFILLILPFFDNEILGSEPEALADYKAKAESKKLWEERYWNLLGHYTKSTLGNWESEADSPSFFLSPEGKKNRKEELMATLEGILTPSSPSNPEDKNWMHPVCKYPERTEWLKKELSISESDLAPADCTRFQNWFSALRPKSAKIIFASYFMNAPASIFGHTLLKLDSDHPDRKEILEYAVNYAANADPSSTNAITYSILGLLGGYPGTFSIFPYYIKIGEYNDVESRDLWEYELNLEKPEVERMVRHLWELGSASFDYYFLDENCSYHLLSLLEVARPSLHLRDKAPFVIPGDTVKKYVEDAHLVKEINYRPSIRSKILQRTRIMNETELELYKSMIQKGDVSPLLDKKPDPEIRSTLLTDTMLDTFRFRKAEGEEFENQSASYRKLLLLRSALGSDYSEPTERTTQSPHIGHGSSAVYNEVGTSSLGNFLGFGYRAAIHDLLNTDAGYVPNSSVNYFSFKARYYQDNKKLHLEEFHLIQLLSLTPYNSLGKSLSYFVDSGADSSVYEKNRDRERDALRSAAFLQPGDWSYSLFRFEENARNDRFERITNANLEATGGYSFQDEFTGGAKRFLFSAQAGFKARYNGKYDTFANVAPQAATYWIANFDSWKAVFSLHYYVFSIYGVRDDYKAQFGLRYAFGRDHEIRFEAKSQRNYNEATLSYVLQF, from the coding sequence TTGAGAACGAGATTCTTACCGCTCTTTATTCTGCTCATTCTCCCTTTTTTCGATAATGAAATCCTAGGCTCCGAACCGGAAGCTCTCGCCGATTATAAAGCGAAGGCGGAATCCAAAAAGCTCTGGGAGGAAAGGTATTGGAATCTCTTAGGTCATTATACCAAATCTACCCTCGGAAATTGGGAAAGCGAAGCGGATTCCCCCAGCTTCTTTCTTTCTCCCGAAGGTAAGAAGAATCGAAAGGAAGAATTAATGGCGACCCTAGAAGGGATCCTTACGCCTAGTTCTCCTTCGAATCCGGAGGATAAGAATTGGATGCATCCGGTATGTAAATATCCGGAAAGAACCGAATGGTTGAAAAAGGAACTCTCCATTTCGGAATCCGACCTGGCTCCTGCGGATTGCACCCGCTTTCAAAATTGGTTTTCCGCTCTACGTCCCAAATCCGCCAAGATCATATTCGCTTCTTATTTTATGAACGCTCCGGCTTCCATCTTCGGACATACTTTGTTAAAGCTGGATTCCGACCATCCCGACCGAAAGGAAATCCTGGAATACGCGGTCAATTATGCGGCCAATGCGGATCCATCTTCTACGAACGCGATAACGTATTCCATCTTAGGACTATTGGGCGGATATCCGGGAACCTTTTCCATATTCCCCTATTACATCAAGATAGGAGAATACAACGACGTGGAAAGCAGGGATCTCTGGGAATACGAACTCAACCTGGAAAAACCGGAAGTGGAAAGAATGGTACGCCACTTATGGGAACTGGGCTCCGCGAGTTTCGACTATTATTTCTTAGACGAGAATTGTTCCTACCATCTGCTTTCTCTTTTGGAGGTTGCAAGACCTTCTCTTCATCTGAGAGACAAGGCGCCTTTCGTAATTCCTGGAGACACGGTAAAAAAATACGTGGAGGACGCGCATCTGGTCAAAGAAATCAATTATCGTCCTTCCATACGCAGCAAGATCCTGCAAAGGACTAGGATCATGAACGAAACGGAATTAGAACTTTATAAAAGCATGATTCAGAAGGGGGACGTTTCACCCCTTTTAGACAAGAAACCGGACCCCGAAATACGCTCCACTCTTCTCACGGATACGATGTTGGACACATTTCGTTTTCGAAAAGCGGAGGGAGAAGAATTCGAAAACCAATCCGCTTCGTATCGAAAATTACTACTGCTCAGAAGCGCCTTGGGTTCCGATTACTCCGAACCTACGGAAAGGACCACCCAGAGTCCTCATATAGGCCACGGTAGCTCGGCCGTTTACAACGAAGTGGGAACTTCCAGTTTAGGAAACTTTTTGGGTTTCGGATATAGGGCGGCCATCCACGATCTATTGAATACGGATGCGGGTTACGTTCCCAATTCTTCCGTGAATTATTTTTCCTTTAAGGCAAGATATTACCAAGACAATAAGAAATTACATTTGGAGGAATTCCATCTAATCCAGCTCTTGTCTCTGACTCCCTATAATTCCCTGGGAAAGTCCCTCTCTTATTTCGTGGATTCTGGTGCGGATTCCTCCGTCTACGAAAAGAATCGGGACAGGGAGAGGGACGCTCTCAGAAGCGCTGCGTTCCTGCAACCTGGGGATTGGTCCTATTCCCTTTTTCGTTTCGAGGAGAATGCCAGAAACGATCGCTTCGAAAGAATCACGAATGCGAATCTGGAAGCCACGGGAGGTTATAGTTTCCAGGACGAATTTACGGGAGGAGCTAAACGGTTTCTATTCTCCGCCCAGGCCGGCTTCAAGGCCAGATACAACGGCAAATACGACACTTTCGCGAACGTCGCTCCCCAAGCGGCGACATATTGGATAGCGAATTTCGATTCCTGGAAAGCGGTATTCTCATTACATTATTATGTTTTTTCAATATATGGCGTTCGGGACGATTATAAGGCTCAATTCGGGCTAAGATACGCGTTCGGACGGGACCATGAAATCAGATTCGAAGCAAAATCGCAAAGGAATTATAATGAGGCAACACTCTCTTACGTTCTTCAGTTTTAG
- a CDS encoding SpoIID/LytB domain-containing protein, whose product MKRTKLLLFFFLILATWGCNTVIIKPWNPAHAVKATEKIRVFLGKAESDLLLKADGVIYVYDVNDLLIKRAYDSVSLDAKRLKAPIRFVSENPGLEYKGRKMRGEILLQPDKNGSVLIINRVPLEEYLFAVVPSEVPSSWPTEALKAQSICSRTYAVREMLNKKDAAYDVEATVNSQAYAGMDKENPRTTAAVRDTEGVLAVYDEDPIHMFFHSNSGGRTETPDQVWGGKRLPYLESVPSKFDEAGDNFVWKESLTQDRMDSVLSSLGVGSVQSVQVLSRTPSGRVDLLEVIGKQGTSKIKGKEFRSLFGATVKSLRFGIKRDQDGFLIKGMGSGHGVGLSQWGSFGMAKQNYNYADIIRHYYQGIEFARITR is encoded by the coding sequence ATGAAACGAACCAAACTATTACTCTTTTTCTTTCTGATTCTCGCAACCTGGGGTTGCAATACGGTCATCATCAAACCTTGGAATCCGGCTCATGCAGTAAAAGCTACCGAGAAAATCCGGGTATTTTTAGGAAAGGCGGAATCGGACCTCCTATTGAAAGCGGACGGAGTCATATACGTTTATGATGTGAACGATCTTCTGATCAAGAGAGCTTACGATTCCGTTTCCCTGGACGCAAAACGTCTGAAGGCTCCGATCCGTTTCGTTTCCGAAAACCCGGGCTTAGAGTATAAGGGAAGAAAAATGAGAGGAGAAATTCTACTCCAACCGGATAAAAACGGATCTGTTCTTATCATCAATCGAGTTCCTCTGGAAGAATATCTATTCGCCGTGGTACCTTCCGAAGTTCCTTCTTCTTGGCCGACGGAAGCCTTAAAAGCGCAATCCATCTGTTCCCGTACGTATGCGGTTCGTGAAATGTTGAATAAGAAAGACGCAGCCTACGACGTGGAAGCGACCGTGAATTCCCAAGCGTATGCAGGGATGGACAAGGAAAATCCGAGAACCACCGCAGCGGTTCGGGATACCGAAGGAGTACTCGCAGTTTACGACGAGGATCCCATCCATATGTTCTTTCATTCGAATAGCGGAGGAAGAACCGAAACTCCCGACCAAGTATGGGGAGGAAAGCGTCTACCTTATCTGGAATCCGTGCCTTCCAAGTTCGACGAAGCGGGAGACAATTTCGTTTGGAAAGAGAGTCTCACTCAGGATAGAATGGACTCCGTTCTCTCCTCTTTAGGAGTAGGCTCGGTGCAATCGGTTCAGGTTCTTTCCAGAACTCCTTCCGGTAGAGTGGATTTGTTGGAAGTGATCGGAAAACAAGGCACAAGCAAAATCAAAGGAAAAGAATTCAGAAGCCTATTCGGAGCCACGGTGAAATCCCTTCGCTTCGGAATCAAAAGAGACCAAGACGGATTCTTGATCAAGGGAATGGGTTCCGGACACGGAGTGGGCTTAAGCCAGTGGGGAAGTTTCGGAATGGCAAAACAGAATTATAACTACGCGGATATTATCCGTCACTATTACCAAGGAATCGAATTCGCAAGAATTACCAGATAG
- a CDS encoding tetratricopeptide repeat protein yields MRLTLSVWFFLVICTIKSVLALSSTFSWEELIQQAAEEAARGRYQQALEKLQIADETGERRDYRYYWILGRAQLGKGEELEALKSFETSVRLEPDQPKLLREMTDLYDSLRFPDKALETARVVLAKDPSDRNLRYRAMLWSSRVGNLEYYRAALRELESDNPYLAEERALLEEISEMQKSGKIDESLERCKRFLPYFPRNRNLHRLCILSYKAKGGSLYEEGLIQRATIFRDEPIYYHILSMEYLDQRRFPESAALARRALLLALKKTPFPDKDYLLPLRRSYIQNGSDSGIQATELLEEIIQKRKTLGIEEWDALLKHSSFNWEVLAFALKAISESETEENADAISHEWKEAYKNQKGQELERDLSRFAGPFVLDPSFDYYLENIRSY; encoded by the coding sequence ATGCGACTCACACTTTCCGTTTGGTTCTTTTTAGTTATTTGCACTATAAAATCCGTCCTGGCCTTGAGTTCAACCTTTTCTTGGGAAGAGCTAATCCAGCAGGCCGCCGAAGAGGCCGCAAGAGGTAGATACCAGCAAGCTTTAGAAAAGTTACAAATCGCGGATGAAACCGGAGAGCGTCGGGACTACCGTTACTACTGGATTCTGGGAAGAGCCCAGTTAGGTAAGGGAGAAGAACTCGAAGCTCTCAAAAGCTTCGAAACAAGCGTTCGTCTAGAGCCGGACCAACCCAAACTTCTTAGGGAGATGACCGACCTCTACGACTCTCTCCGCTTTCCGGACAAGGCTCTCGAGACGGCAAGAGTCGTTCTCGCCAAGGATCCTTCCGACAGAAACCTACGATACAGGGCCATGCTCTGGTCTTCACGTGTCGGTAATTTAGAATACTACCGTGCGGCATTGAGAGAATTGGAATCCGACAATCCTTATCTAGCGGAAGAACGGGCTTTATTGGAAGAAATCTCCGAGATGCAAAAATCCGGAAAGATCGACGAGTCCTTGGAAAGATGCAAAAGATTCCTCCCCTATTTTCCCAGAAACAGAAATCTACACCGCCTATGTATCCTTTCCTACAAAGCCAAAGGCGGAAGCCTTTACGAAGAAGGACTCATACAAAGGGCGACCATCTTTCGAGACGAACCTATCTACTATCATATTCTAAGTATGGAATATTTGGACCAAAGAAGATTTCCGGAATCTGCGGCTTTAGCAAGAAGAGCTCTTTTACTCGCGCTAAAAAAGACTCCCTTTCCGGATAAGGATTATCTTTTACCTCTGCGCAGATCCTACATCCAGAACGGTTCCGATTCGGGAATACAGGCGACCGAACTCTTGGAGGAAATCATACAAAAGAGAAAGACGCTCGGAATAGAAGAATGGGACGCTCTCCTCAAACATTCTTCCTTTAATTGGGAAGTACTAGCATTCGCTCTAAAAGCGATTTCCGAATCCGAAACGGAAGAAAATGCGGACGCAATCTCCCACGAATGGAAGGAAGCTTATAAAAACCAGAAAGGCCAGGAACTCGAAAGAGATCTCTCTCGGTTCGCCGGCCCATTCGTATTGGATCCCAGTTTCGATTATTATTTGGAGAATATTCGGTCTTACTGA
- a CDS encoding class I SAM-dependent RNA methyltransferase, with protein sequence MFDREPDGRVTVETLLPNLRGVGILGKKKLEIPYALPGDVYDVYKFGKRKFFYKWNPVDLKERSAIPSCPKFGECGGCSGQHLPYSEQFRLKSDPVLSELSLLSKTGGSSPASGSYGYRNRMDFVVFPNRIVGLRMAGNFRRIVDLESCSIQSDWANEEMRILPSVLKTFPELEYDRKKETGYLKYVTLRKSVFTEDSMTIFTFTEDFRNSPELSRFTEEIPKISTAKNIVLCFNRRKGEISASGEAFAAKGNLFLEEKIETRTFKIPFDGFFQPNPREFLTILDFIRKRLEPSETLVDLFCGSGFFSLLFGKDFPHILGIDIVPSSVSAGEETLAREFPDKKIEYSAFDLFHKKGILKMESASLPWKDSVLIADPPRSGLSPELCEFLNRNPVRQLFYVSCNPYNLIRDTKLLEESYVLEDFLLCDPFPQTPHMEAVAYFSPKKR encoded by the coding sequence ATGTTCGATAGAGAGCCAGACGGTCGAGTAACCGTTGAGACCCTTCTTCCCAACCTGAGAGGGGTCGGAATATTAGGAAAAAAGAAATTAGAGATCCCTTATGCCTTGCCGGGAGACGTTTACGACGTCTATAAATTCGGAAAAAGAAAATTCTTCTATAAATGGAATCCCGTCGACCTTAAAGAAAGAAGCGCTATTCCTTCATGCCCCAAATTCGGAGAATGCGGAGGTTGTTCAGGGCAACACCTTCCCTATTCCGAACAATTCCGTTTAAAATCGGATCCGGTACTTAGCGAACTGAGTCTCTTAAGTAAAACGGGAGGATCCTCCCCCGCTTCCGGATCTTACGGCTATCGAAACAGAATGGATTTTGTGGTGTTTCCGAACCGAATCGTCGGATTGCGCATGGCCGGAAACTTCCGAAGGATCGTAGACCTGGAATCCTGCTCCATACAATCGGACTGGGCCAACGAGGAAATGCGAATTTTGCCATCGGTTCTAAAGACCTTTCCCGAATTGGAATACGATCGAAAGAAGGAAACTGGTTATCTCAAATACGTCACTCTCAGAAAATCCGTCTTTACGGAAGATTCCATGACGATCTTCACTTTTACCGAAGATTTTAGAAATAGCCCTGAACTTTCCAGATTCACGGAAGAAATTCCGAAAATATCTACCGCAAAAAATATCGTTCTTTGCTTCAACCGCAGAAAAGGGGAGATCTCCGCCTCCGGAGAAGCTTTCGCTGCCAAAGGAAATTTGTTTCTGGAAGAGAAAATAGAAACTAGGACTTTTAAGATTCCTTTCGACGGTTTCTTTCAACCCAATCCAAGGGAATTCTTAACGATACTGGACTTCATTCGAAAACGACTGGAGCCTTCGGAAACTTTGGTGGATCTTTTCTGCGGGAGCGGATTCTTCTCTTTGCTCTTCGGCAAGGACTTTCCTCATATTTTAGGAATCGATATCGTTCCCTCCTCCGTCTCTGCCGGAGAGGAAACATTGGCTCGCGAGTTTCCGGACAAGAAAATAGAATATTCCGCATTCGATCTATTTCATAAAAAAGGGATCCTTAAAATGGAATCCGCCTCTCTTCCTTGGAAGGATTCCGTATTGATCGCGGATCCGCCCAGAAGCGGCTTATCTCCGGAGCTATGCGAATTTCTGAATCGGAACCCTGTCCGGCAATTATTCTACGTATCTTGCAATCCGTATAATCTGATCCGAGATACCAAATTACTGGAAGAATCCTACGTTCTGGAGGACTTTCTTCTTTGCGATCCGTTTCCCCAGACCCCTCATATGGAAGCAGTGGCCTATTTTTCTCCCAAAAAACGCTGA
- a CDS encoding ABC transporter ATP-binding protein: MSHPASRIIIRNLTKTYKTGKQSVSVLKGIDLDVADTFLTLMGPSGSGKSTFLNILSGIDQADSGEVWVGGRNIAEFSEEELTEYRRRDTGIIFQFFHLLPYLSAMENVALPLYISGMGKKAARELAQNALEKVDLSHRLRHKPDELSGGEQQRVAIARAIAKSPRIILADEPTGNLDTYHAAKILELLLSLQEKEKFSLFVVTHDGGIGEKGKIRLKMKDGLILPEGNPAFSVS; this comes from the coding sequence ATGTCGCATCCGGCCAGCAGAATCATTATCCGTAATTTGACAAAAACCTACAAAACCGGAAAACAATCCGTTTCCGTTTTGAAAGGAATCGATCTGGATGTGGCGGATACGTTTCTCACTCTAATGGGACCTTCCGGGTCCGGCAAATCCACCTTTCTGAATATTCTATCCGGAATCGACCAAGCGGACTCGGGAGAGGTCTGGGTGGGAGGCAGAAACATCGCGGAGTTCTCCGAAGAGGAACTTACCGAATACAGGAGAAGGGATACGGGAATCATATTCCAATTTTTTCATCTTCTTCCCTATCTCAGCGCGATGGAAAACGTGGCCCTCCCCCTTTATATTTCCGGGATGGGAAAAAAGGCGGCGAGGGAGCTAGCCCAAAACGCATTAGAAAAAGTGGATCTTTCTCATAGGCTCCGGCATAAACCCGACGAGTTGTCCGGAGGAGAACAGCAAAGGGTCGCAATCGCAAGAGCGATCGCTAAATCCCCTCGAATCATCCTAGCGGACGAGCCTACTGGAAATCTGGATACGTATCATGCGGCGAAAATTTTGGAACTCCTACTTAGCCTGCAGGAAAAGGAAAAATTCTCCCTATTCGTCGTGACCCACGACGGTGGAATCGGAGAAAAAGGAAAGATTCGTCTGAAAATGAAAGACGGTCTTATTCTTCCCGAAGGAAATCCGGCTTTCAGCGTATCATGA